In the bacterium genome, one interval contains:
- a CDS encoding cytidylate kinase-like family protein: protein MAILTISREYGSGGREIGRAVAERLGYAYEDRVSLLASLRAADPRWERFGDEYDEHSPTVWERFDWSFRGYAALLQRHLLEAAAGDRVVIVGRGGALLLAGVPTALHVRVVAPLASRIECIMRREHADHDSVRRMVESVDRQRAAFVRAVYGGRWDEASLYHATYDTSLLDPPVVVQDILARLAAHDVADREVSRRILARRLGAARVRAALCTDPHLQQLTTLEVAEDGGAIAVRGVLHQPEERRRIEEAACAHAGAFPVRFDLRFR, encoded by the coding sequence ATGGCCATACTGACGATCTCCCGCGAGTACGGCAGCGGCGGCCGCGAGATCGGCCGCGCCGTCGCCGAGCGCCTCGGCTACGCCTACGAGGACCGCGTGTCCCTGCTGGCGTCGCTGCGGGCCGCCGATCCGCGCTGGGAGCGCTTCGGCGACGAGTACGACGAGCACTCGCCCACGGTCTGGGAGCGCTTCGACTGGTCCTTCCGCGGCTACGCGGCCCTGCTGCAGCGGCACCTGCTCGAGGCGGCGGCGGGGGATCGCGTGGTCATCGTGGGCCGGGGCGGCGCGCTCCTGCTCGCCGGGGTGCCGACCGCGCTGCACGTGCGCGTGGTCGCCCCGCTCGCCTCGCGCATCGAGTGCATCATGCGCCGCGAGCACGCCGACCACGACAGCGTCCGGCGGATGGTGGAGAGCGTGGACCGGCAGCGGGCCGCGTTCGTGCGCGCCGTCTACGGGGGCCGCTGGGACGAGGCCTCGCTCTACCACGCGACGTACGACACGAGCCTGCTCGATCCACCGGTGGTCGTCCAGGACATCCTCGCGCGGCTCGCCGCCCACGACGTCGCCGACCGGGAGGTGTCGCGACGGATCCTCGCGCGACGCCTCGGTGCGGCGCGGGTGCGCGCGGCGCTCTGCACCGACCCGCACCTCCAGCAGCTGACCACGCTGGAAGTGGCAGAGGATGGGGGCGCCATCGCCGTGCGCGGGGTGCTGCACCAGCCGGAAGAGCGGCGCCGGATCGAGGAGGCCGCCTGCGCGCACGCCGGCGCCTTCCCCGTGCGCTTCGACCTGCGCTTCCGCTAG
- a CDS encoding TerC family protein — translation MDLGSFGRLTFDAGFFSALASIVLIDLILAGDNAVVIAMAVRSLPREQRRRGILLGSGAAVALRVVATFFVAQLLRAPYVKLAGGALIAWIAVKLFVEGAPEEAGERQATSVWQAVRVIVVADITMALDNMLAVGGASGGNIFLLLFGLTLSIPFVIFTSGLLSLLMDRYPAIVYAGAAVLGKVAAEMILTDPAVRSFAEVPQQGIWAAEATAAVGVIVVGRLWLRLAAARTGGNDRPGGASCPGPGEGAASD, via the coding sequence GTGGACCTCGGCTCGTTCGGCAGGCTGACCTTCGACGCCGGCTTCTTCTCGGCGCTCGCGAGCATCGTCCTCATCGACCTGATCCTCGCCGGCGACAATGCGGTCGTCATCGCGATGGCGGTGCGCTCGCTCCCGCGCGAGCAGCGCCGGCGCGGCATCCTCCTCGGCTCGGGCGCCGCCGTGGCGCTGCGCGTCGTGGCGACGTTCTTCGTCGCGCAGCTGCTGCGCGCCCCCTACGTCAAGCTCGCCGGCGGCGCGCTCATCGCCTGGATCGCCGTCAAGCTCTTCGTCGAGGGGGCGCCCGAGGAGGCCGGGGAGCGGCAGGCCACCAGCGTCTGGCAGGCGGTGCGGGTCATCGTGGTCGCCGACATCACCATGGCCCTCGACAACATGCTCGCGGTCGGCGGCGCCTCCGGCGGCAACATCTTCCTGCTGCTGTTCGGGCTGACGCTGTCCATCCCGTTCGTCATCTTCACGAGCGGGCTGCTCTCGCTGCTCATGGACCGCTACCCGGCCATCGTCTACGCCGGGGCGGCGGTGCTCGGCAAGGTCGCCGCGGAGATGATCCTCACCGACCCGGCGGTCCGCAGCTTCGCCGAGGTGCCGCAGCAGGGGATCTGGGCCGCCGAGGCGACGGCGGCGGTCGGGGTCATCGTGGTTGGCCGGCTCTGGCTGCGCCTGGCCGCGGCGCGCACCGGCGGCAACGACCGCCCGGGCGGCGCGTCCTGTCCCGGCCCCGGCGAGGGAGCGGCGAGCGATTGA
- a CDS encoding glycosyltransferase family 2 protein, producing MAAVREPRATLSVCVIAGNEEDRIAGCLASVAWADEIIVVDSVSADRTAEIARASGARVIVREWPGYVAQKNFALEQATGDWVLCLDADERISPRLAEGIRGVLAGDGGAFAAYRMARRTFHLGRWILHGGWYPDRKVRLVRRGRARWGGIDPHDRLEPDGAIGDLAGDIEHYTYRDIADHLRTIDRFTTVAARELHARGRGGALRGMLLHPPAKFLKMYLLKAGFLDGAPGFVIAVLGGYYVFLKYAKLWELRRAAGRREA from the coding sequence ATGGCAGCGGTCCGCGAACCCCGGGCGACCCTCTCGGTCTGCGTCATCGCCGGCAACGAGGAGGACCGGATCGCCGGCTGCCTCGCGTCCGTCGCCTGGGCGGACGAGATCATCGTCGTGGATTCGGTGAGCGCCGACCGCACGGCGGAGATCGCACGCGCTTCCGGGGCGCGCGTCATCGTCCGGGAGTGGCCCGGCTACGTCGCGCAGAAGAACTTCGCGCTCGAGCAGGCCACGGGCGACTGGGTGCTCTGCCTCGATGCCGACGAGCGCATCTCGCCGCGGCTGGCCGAGGGCATTCGCGGCGTGCTCGCGGGAGACGGCGGAGCTTTCGCCGCCTACCGCATGGCGCGCCGGACCTTCCACCTCGGGCGCTGGATCCTGCACGGGGGCTGGTACCCGGACCGCAAGGTGCGCCTGGTGCGCCGCGGCCGCGCGCGCTGGGGCGGGATCGACCCGCACGACCGGCTGGAGCCGGACGGCGCCATTGGCGACCTGGCCGGGGACATCGAGCACTACACCTACCGGGACATCGCGGACCACCTGCGGACGATCGACCGCTTCACCACCGTTGCCGCCCGCGAGCTGCACGCGCGCGGGCGCGGCGGGGCGCTGCGCGGGATGCTCCTGCACCCGCCGGCGAAGTTCCTGAAGATGTACCTGCTCAAGGCCGGCTTCCTCGACGGCGCCCCGGGCTTCGTGATCGCGGTCCTCGGCGGCTACTACGTCTTCCTCAAGTACGCGAAGCTCTGGGAGCTGCGGCGCGCGGCGGGGCGCCGCGAGGCGTGA